One genomic segment of Bombina bombina isolate aBomBom1 chromosome 4, aBomBom1.pri, whole genome shotgun sequence includes these proteins:
- the LOC128657638 gene encoding zinc finger MYM-type protein 1-like, with protein sequence MENTISNLQNFSRLDYPSKVALINNGRPMPELKGLVQKEKTMIRTFRIEWYQRKEWLCGCATKNRLYCFSCILFSNNENVWTSTGFADLKNLSRAINKHEKSTSHIQNQISLKTFGSGTRIDLSLNEQRKRNISNHNAKVKENREILKQLIKATCYLGKQEIAFRGNEEGATSYNRGNYVELLHSYADDNARLDTHLKTSTVFSGCSNRIQNDLIEAVADVIREDIKTEIDAAPFVAVQVDETTDITNITQISVILRYVCTREETCEVKEAFLGFDQIVDRRAPAIANYVLGVLEKYNCLEKLVAQTYDGASVMASDLNGVQAKIKEKIPEATFIHCYAHKLNLVLSHSAKSIPECKVFFSTLEGMATFFSKSTKRTQVLDDFVKRRLPRSAPTRWSSHSRLVHTVNMFQIDLRAMFQFIRQNPADWDNEAYIMAKGYNSFLYKSSTCFLLMAYEAIFLQTDILFRLLQNKLMDVGFCCRRIDDTMKFLESKRQEFDTFYGEFEEKCVRLGLTDNERTRSREPIKDVRRRLFYNIIDNVTVQMRVRFDKFSELEFLSLVDCTKLLEMSKNIDDEKLQSLRKYAKYFDLVRLKCDLVGLYGSEVLRTECKSPGDLMKFLAKNDLMQTVPEAVKLLHLVHTIPATTASVERSFSALKRIKTHTRNRTDQGRLSSLAILAIERRRLVEFHDKDNEGFMNKVIENFVKKDRRMDFVYK encoded by the coding sequence ATGGAAAACACAATATCTAACCTTCAAAATTTTTCAAGATTGGACTATCCATCAAAAGTTGCACTAATAAATAAtggaagaccaatgcctgagcttAAGGGCTTGGTTCAAAAAGAGAAAACCATGATACGGACATTCAGGATAGAGTGGTACCAAAGGAAAGAATGGTTGTGTGGCTGTGCTACGAAGAACCGCCTTTACTGCTTTTCATGTATATTGTTCTCCAATAACGAAAATGTTTGGACAAGTACTGGATTTGCTGACTTGAAAAATCTGTCAAGGGCCATCAACAAACATGAAAAATCCACAAGTCATATTCAAAACCAAATTAGTTTAAAAACATTTGGAAGTGGGACAAGGATAGACCTGTCTTTGAATGAACAGCGGAAAAGAAATATCAGCAACCACAATGCTAAAGTGAAAGAAAACCGTGAAATTTTAAAACAGCTTATTAAGGCAACCTGTTATCTAGGCAAACAGGAAATAGCATTTCGTGGTAACGAGGAGGGTGCAACATCTTAtaatcgtggcaactatgtggagctaTTACATTCTTATGCAGATGATAATGCACGTTTGGATACACATTTGAAGACATccactgtgttttctggatgttcaaacAGAATTCAGAATGACTTAATTGAAGCAGTCGCTGATGTAATAAGAGAAGATATTAAAACAGAGATTGATGCAGCCCCATTTGTTGCTGTTCAAGTAGACGAGACAACTGATATAACAAACATAACACAGATATCTGTAATTTTGCGTTATGTGTGTACAAGGGAGGAGACTTGTGAGGTGAAGGAGGCATTCTTAGGCTTTGATCAAATCGTTGACAGAAGAGCACCAGCTATTGCAAATtatgtattgggagtgttggagaaatacaattgtcttgaaaagctggtagctcagacttacgacggagcctctgtgatggcatcagatctTAATGGGGTGCAGGCCAAGATTAAAGAAAAAATACCAGAAGCCACTTTTATACATTGTTATGCCCACAAGTTAAACCTGGTGCTCTCCCATTCTGCCAAATCTATACCtgagtgtaaagtttttttttcaacaCTTGAGGGAATGGCCACGTTTTTCAGTAAGTCAACCAAGCGCACTCAAGTACTGGACGACTTTGTGAAGCGACGTTTACCAAGAtcagcacccaccagatggagttcaCATTCCAGACTAGTGCATACAGTCAACATGTTCCAAATTGATCTGCGTGCTATGTTCCAGTTTATCCGACAAAATCCAGCTGATTGGGACAATGAGGCCTATATAATGGCAAAAGGCTATAATAGCTTTCTTTATAAATCTTCAACCTGCTTCTTGCTAATGGCATATGAGGCCATTTTCCTACAAACTGACATACTCTTTCGTTTGCTGCAGAACAAACTGATGGATGTTGGATTCTGCTGTCGGCGAATTGATGACACTATGAAATTTCTGGAAAGCAAGAGACAAGAGTTTGACACTTTCTATGGGGAATTTGAGGAGAAATGCGTCAGACTGGGGCTGACAGATAACGAAAGAACAAGAAGTAGAGAGCCAATTAAAGATGTGAGGAGAAGATTGTTTTACAACATTATAGACAATGTCACTGTTCAAATGAGAGTTCGCTTTGATAAATTTAGTGAGCTTGAATTCCTTAGTTTGGTCGATTGCACCAAACTGCTCGAGATGTCAAAAAATATTGATGACGAAAAACTGCAGAGCCTTAGAAAATATGCCAAATATTTTGACTTGGTTAGACTAAAATGTGATCTAGTTGGATTGTATGGTTCTGAAGTTTTAAGGACTGAATGCAAATCACCTGGAGATCTCATGAAATTTTTGGCCAAAAACGATCTGATGCAGACTGTTCCAGAGGCTGTTAAACTACTGCATCTTGTTCACACAATACCAGCTACAACAGCCTCTGTTGAGCGCTCATTCTCTGCTTTAAAGAGAATTAAAACACACACCAGGAATAGAACTGATCAGGGACGACTATCATCCCTGGCAATTTTAGCCATTGAGCGCAGAAGATTGGTAGAGTTTCATGACAAAGACAATGAAGGCTTTATGAATAAAGTGAttgaaaattttgtaaaaaaagacCGCCGAATGGACTTTGTTTATAAATAA